A single window of Camelus dromedarius isolate mCamDro1 chromosome 20, mCamDro1.pat, whole genome shotgun sequence DNA harbors:
- the MYC gene encoding myc proto-oncogene protein, which translates to MPLNVSFTNRNYDLDYDSVQPYFYCDEEENFYQQQQQSELQPPAPSEDIWKKFELLPTPPLSPSRRSGLCSPSYVAVASFSPRGDDDGGGGFSTADQLEMVTELLGGDMVNQSFICDPDDETFIKNIIIQDCMWSGFSAAAKLVSEKLASYQAARKDSSSPSPARGHGGCSTSSLYLQDLSAAASECIDPSVVFPYPLNDSSSPKPCASPDSTAFSPSSDSLLSSAESSPRASPEPLALHEETPPTTSSDSEEEQEDEEEIDVVSVEKRQPPAKRSESGSPSAGGHSKPPHSPLVLKRCHVSTHQHNYAAPPSTRKDYPAAKRAKLDNGRVLKQISNNRKCASPRSSDTEENDKRRTHNVLERQRRNELKRSFFALRDQIPELENNEKAPKVVILKKATAYILSIQAEEQKLISEKDVLRKRREQLKLKLEQLRNSCA; encoded by the exons ATGCCCCTCAATGTCAGCTTCACCAACAGGAACTATGACCTCGACTATGACTCGGTGCAGCCGTATTTCTACTGCGACGAGGAGGAGAACTTctaccagcagcagcagcagagcgaGCTGCAGCCGCCGGCGCCCAGCGAGGATATCTGGAAGAAATTCGAGCTGCTGCCCACCCCGCCCCTGTCCCCAAGCCGCCGCTCCGGGCTCTGCTCTCCCTCCTACGTTGCGGTCGCGTCCTTCTCCCCCAGGGGAGACGACGACGGCGGCGGCGGCTTTTCCACTGCTGACCAGTTGGAGATGGTGACCGAGCTGCTGGGAGGAGATATGGTGAACCAGAGCTTCATATGCGACCCGGACGACGAGACCTTCATCAAAAATATCATCATCCAGGACTGTATGTGGAGCGGCTTCTCGGCCGCCGCCAAGCTCGTCTCCGAGAAGCTGGCCTCCTACCAGGCTGCGCGCAAAGACAGCAGCAGCCCGAGCCCCGCCCGTGGGCACGGCGGCTGCTCCACCTCCAGCCTGTACCTGCAGGACCTAAGCGCCGCCGCCTCCGAATGCATCGACCCCTCCGTGGTCTTCCCCTACCCGCTCAACGACAGCAGTTCGCCCAAGCCCTGCGCCTCCCCGGACTCCACCGCCTTCTCCCCGTCCTCGGACTCTCTGCTCTCCTCCGCCGAGTCGTCCCCGCGGGCCAGTCCCGAGCCCCTGGCGCTCCACGAGGAGACACCACCCACCACCAGCAGCGACTCTG aggaagaacaagaggatgaggaagaaatTGATGTTGTTTCTGTAGAGAAGAGGCAGCCCCCTGCCAAAAGGTCGGAATCGGGGTCACCTTCTGCCGGAGGCCACAGCAAACCTCCTCACAGCCCATTGGTCCTTAAGAGATGCCATGTGTCCACCCATCAGCACAATTATGCAGCGCCACCCTCCACCAGGAAGGACTATCCTGCTGCCAAGAGGGCTAAGTTGGACAATGGCAGGGTCCTGAAACAGATCAGCAACAACAGAAAATGTGCCAGCCCCAGGTCTTCGGACACGGAGGAGAATGACAAGAGGCGGACACACAACGTCTTGGAGCGCCAGAGGAGGAACGAGCTGAAACGCAGCTTTTTTGCCCTTCGTGACCAGATCCCGGAGTTGGAGAACAATGAAAAAGCCCCCAAGGTAGTTATCCTTAAAAAAGCCACAGCCTACATCTTGTCCATCCAAGCAGAGGAGCAAAAGCTCATTTCAGAAAAAGACGTGTTGCGGAAGAGGCGAGAACAGTTGAAACTCAAACTTGAACAGCTACGGAACTCTTGTGCATAA